The Intrasporangium calvum DSM 43043 sequence CGTTCGCCGCGCGGCTCGCGGGACGATCCGTCCTCGTCGTGCGCCATCCGGGCGGCCTGCGCAGCACCTTTGAACCGGTGGTCGGCTCGCTGCCGGTCGGCTCTCCGGTCGCGCCGGGTGAGGTCATCGGTCTGGTGACGGACGAGTCGACCCACTGCGACCCTGCGACGTGCCTCCACTGGGGCGTCCTTCGCGGACGGGAGTACCTCGACCCCTTGGTCCTCCTCCGCCGGGCTCCGGTCATCCTGCTGCCGCTGGAATGACCGGCCCGATGGTTCGACCGGAGCGGTGGCGGCGTGCGGCCCGCTCGTTCGCGCGACCGGCAACGGGACGCTGTCAGGCAGCGGTGCACGGCCCGCCGCGACTGCGGCGCCACGTCACGCTCTCGGGTGCGCCTGCTCGTAGCTCTTGCGAAGTCGCTCGACCGAGACGTGCGTGTAGATCTGGGTGGTCGCGAGGCTGGCGTGTCCGAGCACCTCCTGCACCATCCGCAGGTCCGCTCCCCCCTCGAGCAGGTGGGTGGCAGCGCTGTGCCGCAGCCCGTGGGGACCGAGGTCCGGAGCATCGGGCAGGTGGCTCAGCACCTCGTGGACGAGGGAGCGCACCTGTCGCGGATCCACGCGAGCCCCACGGCGGCCGAGGAAGAGAGCCGGCCCGGATCGGGGTCCGACCAGCAGCCGTCGCGCCGCCAGCCACTCCTGGAGGGCTGAGGCGGCCGGCACGCCGAACGGGACGACCCGTTCCTTGGCACCCTTGCCCATCACGCGAACCGTCCTCTCGCGCAGGTCGAGGTCGTCGAGGTCGAGGGACACGAGCTCGCCCACCCGGATCCCGGACGCGTACAGCAGCTCGAGCACGGCTCGGTCACGCACATGGATCGGGTCCGCATCGTCCGCCCGGACGGCTGCCACGTCCAGCATCGCGCTCGCCTCGCGCTGCTTCAGGACGTCAGGGAGCGTCCTGCTCCGGCGCGGGGCGACGAGCCGCAACGAGGGGTCCGTCTCGATGCGCCCCGACCGACTGGCCCATTTGAGGAACGTCCGCGCAGCAGCGGCGCGCCGGGCAATGGTCGACCGGGCTGCCCCCCCGTCTGCCTGAGCCCCCAGCCACGAACGCAGGTCCGCGAGCCGCAGCTCGCCGAGGTCGCTCAGTCCGTGGGCGACGACGAAGGAGAAGAGGTGGTTGATGTCGGAGACGTAGGCGCGCGTGGTGTGCTCGGAGCGACCGCGCTCGGAACGCAGATGGCGGGTGAACTCCGACAGGACGGCCTCGAGACCGGCCGGTTCGGGGGCCGGCTGTGTGGGCACCGCCTCCTGGGTCCCCCCCGCGCCGGTCATGAGTGCACCATCGCAAACCGGGACGGCGTGGGCAAGCACCCCGGGCCGACGGACGGCAAGTCGTCGGGACATACCCTGGGGGGTATAGTGAGACGACCCGGTGACCGCGACCACTAGGAGCAACCGACTCATGGCCGCCCCCCTCCTGGCCCTCGCTGCCTTACTGTCCATCTTCATCGGCGTGGCCTTCGGGCTGCTCGGTGGCGGCGGTTCGATCCTCACGACACCGCTCCTCGTCTACGTCCTCGACTTCCAGCCGAAGCAGGCGATCACGGCCAGCCTGTTCATCGTCGGGATCACCTCGATCTTCGGCTTGGTGCAGCACGCGCGTCAGGGGCGGGTCCGGTGGCGGACCGGCCTCATCTTCGGGGTGGCCGGCATGGTCGGGGCTTTCCTCGGCGGCCAGCTCGGCGCCCACCTGCCCGGGTCCCTGCTGCTCGGGGCCTTCGCCGTCATGATGGGCATCACCGCCGTCGCCATGATCCGTGGGCGCCGGAGCCCCGACACCCGTCACGCGAACGGCCTGCCACTCTTCCGCATCCTCCTCGACGGCTTCGCGGTGGGCCTGGTGACCGGTCTCGTGGGTGCCGGCGGCGGCTTCCTCGTGGTCCCCGCACTGGCACTGCTCGGGGGCCTGCCGATGGGGGCCGCTGTGGCCACCTCCCTCCTGGTGATCTCGATGAAGTCCTTCGCGGGGTTCGCCGGCTACGCCCTGCAGTTCGGAGTGAACGGACACGTGGTGCAGGCCAACCCAGAGACGCAGATCGACTGGGCGGTGACGCTGCTCGTGACGGGCTTCGCGATCCTGGGCGCCCTGACCGGGAGCCTGGTCGTCGGTCGGATCCACCCGGACAAGCTGCGCAAGGCCTTCGGCTACTTCGTCCTCGTCATGGCCATCTTCATGCTCAGCCAGGAGGTCGGGGCCACCGTGCTGGACTATGCCGGGCGGGGCTGGCTCGACGCGATGACAGTCGTCATCGCAGTCGTGGCGCTGGTCGGGATCATCGGTTGGCTCATCCGCAGGGCCCCCGCCCCCTCGGCAGGGGCCGGCGATGCGAGCGGGAGCGACGAGGCCGACGAGCGCCGACTCGACACCGCACCGGACTCAGACCTCCGACCGGGTGTTCAGACCTCCGCCACGACGGGGGCGCGCCTGCGACGCTGAGCGCGCCGAGGTAGGCCCAGTCCGGGACGGGGGCGCCTTGCGCCACGACCCGTCCCGCCGTTCCGCGAGCCCCAGCTCGACGAGCCGAGCGAGGACGGCCATGGCCTGCATCGGCGCGAGCGCGGAGAGGTTGCACACCTCGCCGAGGTCGGCCCAAGCCCGGTGCGGCAGCCCATCGTGAACCTTGGCCTCGTCCGGATCGAGGCCATCCGTGGCCAGCTCCGCACCACGAGGCTCTTCGCAAGCGTCCTCCCCGAGCTCTCCCACGAGGTCGATGACCTCTACTGCCGTCGTGACCAGGGTGGCCATGCCCAATCGGATCTTCGCGTGGCAGCCCGCCGAGGTCATCGAGGTGACCGGACCAGGGCAGGCGCCCACGGGTCGACCGAGGTCGACGGCAGTGCCCAGCGTGTTGAGCGAGCCGGAACGCAGGTCGGCCTCGACGACGACGGTCCCCCTCGACATGGCGGCGATGAGCCGGTTGCGTTGGAGGAAGCGCATCCGCATCGGCGCTGATCCGGGGGCCACCTCGGAGAGCACGGCTCCCGTCTCGGCGATGCGCTCGATGAGCCGGGCGTGACCGGACGGGTACGGCCGGTCGATGCCGCTCGCGAGGGCGGCCACGGTGACCCCGTCCACGGCCAGGGTGCCCCGGTGGGCGGCACCGTCGATGCCGAAGGCCGCTCCTGAGATCACCGTCCACCCACGCTGCGCGACTCCCGCCGCGAGATCGGCAGCCAGCTGCTCCCCATACGCGGTGCACACC is a genomic window containing:
- a CDS encoding tyrosine recombinase XerC; the protein is MTGAGGTQEAVPTQPAPEPAGLEAVLSEFTRHLRSERGRSEHTTRAYVSDINHLFSFVVAHGLSDLGELRLADLRSWLGAQADGGAARSTIARRAAAARTFLKWASRSGRIETDPSLRLVAPRRSRTLPDVLKQREASAMLDVAAVRADDADPIHVRDRAVLELLYASGIRVGELVSLDLDDLDLRERTVRVMGKGAKERVVPFGVPAASALQEWLAARRLLVGPRSGPALFLGRRGARVDPRQVRSLVHEVLSHLPDAPDLGPHGLRHSAATHLLEGGADLRMVQEVLGHASLATTQIYTHVSVERLRKSYEQAHPRA
- the dprA gene encoding DNA-processing protein DprA, whose protein sequence is MTEDRLARAALSRLVEPGDRLVHHLLVEHGPSATLDRVRRGHGKLARFAERVRRLDVDRDIATAAKVGARVVVPGDDEWPERLDDLPTPPWCLWVRGPADLAAVTRKSVAVVGSRVCTAYGEQLAADLAAGVAQRGWTVISGAAFGIDGAAHRGTLAVDGVTVAALASGIDRPYPSGHARLIERIAETGAVLSEVAPGSAPMRMRFLQRNRLIAAMSRGTVVVEADLRSGSLNTLGTAVDLGRPVGACPGPVTSMTSAGCHAKIRLGMATLVTTAVEVIDLVGELGEDACEEPRGAELATDGLDPDEAKVHDGLPHRAWADLGEVCNLSALAPMQAMAVLARLVELGLAERRDGSWRKAPPSRTGPTSARSASQARPRRGGGLNTRSEV
- a CDS encoding sulfite exporter TauE/SafE family protein — its product is MAAPLLALAALLSIFIGVAFGLLGGGGSILTTPLLVYVLDFQPKQAITASLFIVGITSIFGLVQHARQGRVRWRTGLIFGVAGMVGAFLGGQLGAHLPGSLLLGAFAVMMGITAVAMIRGRRSPDTRHANGLPLFRILLDGFAVGLVTGLVGAGGGFLVVPALALLGGLPMGAAVATSLLVISMKSFAGFAGYALQFGVNGHVVQANPETQIDWAVTLLVTGFAILGALTGSLVVGRIHPDKLRKAFGYFVLVMAIFMLSQEVGATVLDYAGRGWLDAMTVVIAVVALVGIIGWLIRRAPAPSAGAGDASGSDEADERRLDTAPDSDLRPGVQTSATTGARLRR